The following coding sequences lie in one Silene latifolia isolate original U9 population chromosome 5, ASM4854445v1, whole genome shotgun sequence genomic window:
- the LOC141657683 gene encoding solute carrier family 40 member 3, chloroplastic, producing the protein MAGGGAMFAQLLPLSFTPPRHYFSHRYSFPPLPRPQLRRRFDSRRWLSGSHSHLRLDGFCVSCSMIDIDLKLEEISSNEDALENFSCSDTSCPTSVVHLNPEILEAEPLHMLSERSYVDNVLTALPVLTEEEQNTLAATPAHPAGLYALYANCLAGNFVEQLWNFACPAAIAMIHPSLLPVAVMGFFTKLAMILWGPLVGKLMDRLPRVHAYNCLTCIQAGAQLISVAMIIHAYRVPFTSGSSILRPWFIVLVLGGAIERLCGLALGVAMERDWLVLLAGTNRPIALAQANAVINRIDLLCEIAGASLFGILLSRYDPVTCLKLAAGLMIWALPVVVALTWLSNKLSTGVLDRTKCSQACSETSQLLEADSDNLVDAGIDAIKHGWTEYLQQPVLPASIAYVLLYFNIVLTPGGLMTAFLTQHGLSSSIIGSFSGLCAFMGVAATFISAELVRRLGILKAGAAGLIFQASLLALAVGVYWSGQFSQQTPILFFLSLIVLSRLGHMSYDVIGQQILQTGIPSSKANLIGTTEVSVASLAEFVMLGVAIIANDVSLFGYLAVLSLLSVIAAAYVFCLWLVNPTDDQKKLFSFDRRY; encoded by the exons ATGGCGGGTGGTGGAGCTATGTTTGCTCAGTTATTACCACTTTCTTTTACTCCTCCCCGCCATTATTTCTCTCACCGGTATTCTTTTCCGCCATTGCCTCGGCCTCAATTACGACGTCGTTTTGATTCTCGACGATGGTTGAGTGGGTCTCACTCTCACCTCAG ATTGGATGGTTTCTGTGTCAGCTGTTCAATGATCGATATAGATTTGAAACTCGAAGAGATTTCTTCTAATGAAGATGCTTTGGAGAACTTCTCATGTTCTGATACAAGTTGCCCTACTtcagttgttcatctcaatcctgaAATTCTCGAGGCTGAACCTCTGCATATGTTGAGTGAAAGAAGTTATGTAGATAATGTTTTAACTGCATTGCCT GTTTTGACAGAGGAGGAGCAGAATACTCTTGCTGCCACTCCAGCCCATCCTGCCGGATTGTATG CTTTATATGCTAATTGCTTAGCCGGGAATTTTGTGGAACAACTATGGAATTTTGCTTGTCCTGCGGCTATTGCAATGATTCACCCAAGCCTTCTTCCTGTTGCAGTCATGGGGTTCTTCACTAAG CTTGCTATGATACTTTGGGGCCCTTTGGTTGGGAAACTCATGGACCGTCTGCCCAGAGTGCATGCATATAATTGTTTGACTTGTATTCAG GCAGGTGCTCAGTTGATATCCGTGGCAATGATAATTCATGCTTATAGAGTCCCATTTACTTCTGGGTCATCTATCCTCCGTCCTTGGTTTATTGTTCTTGTATTAGGAGGAGCAATTGAACGCCTATGTGGTTTAGCTTTGGGCGTTGCCATGGAACGTGATTGGCTTGTACTG CTTGCTGGGACCAATCGGCCTATTGCCCTTGCTCAAGCAAATGCGGTTATTAATCGAATCGATCTTCTGTGTGAG ATTGCCGGAGCATCGCTGTTTGGTATTCTTTTGTCTAGATATGACCCTGTGACCTGCTTAAAACTCGCTGCTGGTTTGATGATCTGGGCTTTGCCAGTCGTG GTTGCTCTTACATGGTTATCCAACAAACTTTCCACTGGGGTCCTTGACCGCACTAAATGTTCACAAGCCTGTTCTGAGACTTCTCAATTACTTGAGGCTGACAGTGATAATTTAG TGGATGCTGGTATTGATGCCATCAAACATGGGTGGACTGAGTACCTGCAGCAGCCTGTTCTTCCTGCTAGCATAGCCTATGTACTTCTGTACTTCAACATTGTTCTCACCCCTGGTGGCTTGATGACTGCATTTTTAACACAACATG GTCTTAGTTCTTCCATCATCGGCTCATTTAGTGGATTATGTGCTTTCATGGGTGTTGCAGCAACATTTATATCTGCTGAACTAGTCAGACGACTTGGTATTCTAAAG GCTGGGGCCGCTGGATTGATTTTCCAGGCATCGCTTCTTGCACTTGCTGTCGGTGTTTACTGGAGTGGGCAGTTTTCTCAGCAGACGCCTATCCTATTCTTTCTTTCCCTAATT GTGTTGTCGAGACTAGGACACATGTCATATGATGTGATTGGCCAGCAGATTCTTCAAACGGGAATCCCATCATCCAAAGCTAATCTTATTGGGACAACAGAGGTTTCTGTTGCCAGTTTGGCGGAATTTGTCATGTTGGGTGTAGCAATAATTGCTAATGATGTTTCTCTTTTTGGATATTTGGCTGTGTTGTCTCTCCTCTCTGTGATCGCAGCAGCATATGTCTTCTGCCTATGGCTGGTGAATCCCACTGATGACCAGAAGAAACTCTTCTCTTTCGACCGTAGATATTGA
- the LOC141657685 gene encoding uncharacterized protein LOC141657685: MNVLRNSRTLHFNTLIPFQSIAFLNYVIVPFNSFCTVNSTHVGQNPEKSYSISAISELIAKQHWREIKGILKEKQNPNEILNELFDSEADPLVILSYFNWVLRNSGFKCDIHVYFKLFRLLCTGRMFGEVRKLLNGFVQSGKFSNSEFFHTISLYGDPFRDNSVLVDMLVQTYMCNNKVELGLEAVRRAWDYGFRLSVLSCNPLLSALVDEGKVKVMEDVFKGMIRRRVRPDIKTFNIVISGFCKAGQLQKASDLLEDIKAWGLSPNTVTYNTLISGYCKKAKVGKMYKADALLKEMVAMNILPNEITFNTIIDGFCKDLNLSDAMKVFKEMQNQGLNPGVVTYNTLIRGFCSEGKMDEALNFRDDMFRLGLKPNVLTYNILINGYCKKGMVKEAREILEDAGRNGWTPTVISFSTLIDAYCKAGMMDEAVALQTLMAEWNVSPSVSTYNCLIGGFYRNGDFQAANDLLNKMKQVGLKADVVTYNVQIGGLCHKGDTRKAACLLDEMSEMGLRPHCVTYNTLIEGYCREKKLRAAMNMRTRMEKNGWRANIVTYNVLIKGCCSEGKMEEANKLLNEMLEKGLVPNRITYDIIKDEMMEKGFVPDIDGHLYSQSAVS, encoded by the coding sequence ATGAATGTTCTTCGAAATTCAAGAACACTTCATTTCAATACCCTAATCCCGTTTCAATCAATTGCATTTCTTAATTATGTTATTGTACCCTTTAATTCGTTTTGCACTGTAAATTCAACTCATGTTGGTCAAAACCCAGAAAAATCTTACTCAATTTCTGCCATTTCTGAGTTAATTGCTAAACAACATTGGAGAGAAATCAAGGGCATTTTGAAAGAAAAGCAAAACCCTAATGAAATTCTGAATGAATTGTTTGATTCTGAGGCTGACCCACTTGTTATTTTGAGTTATTTTAATTGGGTTTTGAGAAATTCTGGATTTAAATGTGATATTCATGTGTATTTTAAGCTGTTTCGTTTGTTATGTACTGGGAGGATGTTTGGGGAGGTTAGGAAATTGTTGAATGGGTTTGTGCAGAGTGGGAAGTTTTCGAATTCGGAGTTTTTTCATACGATCTCGTTGTATGGTGATCCATTTCGTGATAATTCGGTGCTTGTTGATATGTTGGTTCAAACTTATATGTGCAATAACAAGGTGGAGTTGGGTCTTGAGGCGGTGAGACGAGCTTGGGATTATGGATTTAGGTTATCGGTGTTGTCGTGTAATCCGCTGTTGAGTGCATTGGTTGATGAAGGGAAGGTGAAAGTTATGGAGGATGTGTTTAAGGGCATGATTAGGAGACGGGTTCGGCCTGATATTAAAACGTTTAATATAGTAATTAGCGGGTTTTGTAAAGCTGGTCAGTTGCAGAAGGCTAGTGATTTGTTGGAAGATATCAAAGCTTGGGGTTTAAGCCCTAATACGGTTACGTATAATACTCTCATTAGTGGGTATTGCAAGAAGGCTAAGGTTGGTAAGATGTATAAAGCTGATGCTTTGTTGAAAGAAATGGTGGCGATGAACATTTTGCCGAATGAGATCACCTTCAACACCATCATAGATGGTTTCTGTAAGGATCTAAACTTGTCGGATGCTATGAAAGTTTTTAAGGAAATGCAGAATCAAGGATTGAATCCTGGGGTTGTCACGTATAATACACTAATAAGGGGTTTTTGTAGTGAAGGGAAAATGGATGAAGCTTTGAATTTTCGAGATGATATGTTTCGTCTAGGCTTGAAGCCTAATGTTTTGACATATAATATCCTCATCAATGGATATTGTAAGAAGGGAATGGTCAAAGAAGCTAGAGAAATTCTGGAAGATGCAGGTAGAAATGGTTGGACTCCTACTGTCATTTCTTTCAGTACGTTGATAGATGCTTACTGTAAGGCAGGGATGATGGATGAAGCCGTTGCATTGCAGACGTTAATGGCGGAGTGGAATGTCTCACCTAGCGTTTCAACTTATAATTGTTTGATTGGTGGTTTTTATAGAAATGGTGATTTTCAAGCAGCCAATGATCTTCTAAACAAGATGAAACAGGTTGGGCTTAAAGCTGATGTAGTAACATATAATGTACAAATAGGTGGTTTATGCCATAAAGGCGACACTAGAAAAGCAGCGTGCCTATTGGATGAAATGTCCGAGATGGGTTTGAGGCCACACTGTGTCACCTACAATACCTTGATTGAGGGCTATTGTCGGGAAAAAAAGCTTAGGGCTGCTATGAATATGAGAACGAGAATGGAGAAAAATGGTTGGAGAGCAAATATTGTAACATACAATGTGTTGATAAAGGGTTGTTGCAGCGAAGGCAAAATGGAAGAAGCAAACAAGCTTCTTAATGAAATGTTAGAGAAAGGCTTAGTCCCTAACAGGATAACCTATGATATAATCAAGGACGAAATGATGGAGAAAGGATTTGTTCCTGATATCGACGGACATCTTTATAGTCAGTCTGCTGTGTCATAA
- the LOC141655655 gene encoding uncharacterized protein LOC141655655 yields the protein MPQCLKDFLRSQNFLFVGVNIADYTSPVMSDHRMVWNLNVKDLQSHLIQKDPRKCFMLGAWPSIKRLANEIVGLDVGATDHIRTGGWEVRGLSDDQIMFACFEAYASYAVGCNFFRGS from the coding sequence ATGCCTCAGTGTCTCAAGGACTTCCTACGTTCCCAAAACTTTTTATTTGTTGGAGTCAACATTGCGGATTATACGAGTCCAGTGATGTCTGATCATCGTATGGTTTGGAATCTGAATGTTAAGGATCTTCAATCCCATTTGATTCAAAAAGATCCTCGTAAGTGCTTTATGTTAGGCGCATGGCCTAGTATTAAGAGGCTTGCTAACGAAATTGTCGGACTTGATGTAGGTGCGACCGATCATATTCGTACTGGCGGTTGGGAGGTCAGGGGTTTGAGTGATGACCAAatcatgtttgcttgttttgaaGCTTATGCTTCCTACGCAGTTGGTTGCAACTTTTTTCGAGGATCTTAA
- the LOC141657684 gene encoding transcription initiation factor TFIID subunit 9 produces MAEGEEDLPRDANIVKSLLKSMGVEEHEPRVVHQFLELWYRYVVDVLTDAQVYSEHASKDIIEPDDIKLAIQSKGSFSFSQPPPREVLLELARNRNKIPLPKNAGAPGIPLPPEHDTLITPNYQLVIPAKQTTQALEEIEDDSTVPSSSQEPNVDLRQNTPEKVSFSLGAKRTK; encoded by the exons ATGGCGGAGGGAGAGGAAGATTTGCCGAGGGATGCAAACATTGTGAAATCATTGTTAAAATCTATGGGCGTTGAGGAGCATGAGCCGCGTGTTGTGCACCAGTTTCTCGAGCTTTGGTACCGCTATGTCGTTGATGTCTTGACAGATGCTCAGGTTTACTCTGAACATGCTAGTAAAGACATCATTGAACCAGACGATATTAAGCTTGCCATCCAATCTAAAGGCAGTTTCAGCTTCTCACAACCGCCTCCTCGAGAG GTTTTATTGGAGTTGGCTAGAAACCGGAACAAAATCCCACTACCGAAGAATGCTGGTGCCCCTGGGATTCCTCTTCCACCAGAACACGACACTTTGATTACACCCAACTACCAACTAGTAATACCAGCAAAGCAGACTACCCAGGCATTAGAAGAAATCGAAGACGACTCTACTGTTCCTAGCTCATCTCAAGAACCAAATGTTGACTTGCGGCAGAATACACCTGAAAAGGTGTCTTTCTCTCTTGGAGCTAAGCGTACTAAATGA
- the LOC141655657 gene encoding 3'-5' exonuclease-like, protein MSGSIAYNPWSDEYQVTFAGKTIETTVTKSASTITDWINQIPFNTLTTNQVVGLDLEWRPHPVRSMSNTTATLQLCVDTKCLIVQLFYVDFIPQSLKDFLSSSAFTFVGVEVADDARKLKSEYGLECNKTDDVRAAAMRKWPYRFRRPGLKDLAFDLLGLRMDKTKRVTLTDWQAEVLTMDQIQYACIDAYASFRLGHLLFN, encoded by the coding sequence ATGTCTGGCTCAATCGCATACAACCCTTGGAGTGATGAGTATCAAGTTACCTTCGCTGGGAAAACCATCGAAACAACTGTAACAAAAAGCGCTTCGACTATCACTGATTGGATTAACCAGattcccttcaacactttgacaACCAACCAGGTTGTTGGGTTGGACCTTGAGTGGAGGCCCCATCCAGTCCGATCAATGAGCAACACAACCGCAACACTCCAGCTTTGTGTTGACACTAAGTGCCTGATTGTTCAGCTCTTTTACGTCGATTTCATCCCTCAGTCCTTGAAGGATTTCCTTTCAAGCTCGGCCTTCACGTTTGTTGGTGTGGAGGTGGCAGACGATGCACGAAAGCTGAAGAGCGAGTACGGGCTGGAGTGTAACAAGACTGATGATGTTCGGGCTGCTGCTATGCGAAAGTGGCCGTACAGGTTTAGGCGTCCTGGATTGAAGGATTTGGCATTTGATTTACTGGGACTTCGTATGGACAAGACTAAGCGCGTGACTTTGACTGATTGGCAGGCTGAGGTGCTTACTATGGACCAAATTCAGTATGCTTGTATTGATGCTTATGCTTCCTTCAGGCTTGGCCACCTCCTATTTAACTAA